A portion of the Meriones unguiculatus strain TT.TT164.6M chromosome 14, Bangor_MerUng_6.1, whole genome shotgun sequence genome contains these proteins:
- the LOC132646972 gene encoding vomeronasal type-1 receptor 4-like: MRSRTLAIGIMFLSQSTVGILGNISLLSQYLFIYYKEHTLKPTDLILTHLITANSLIMLSKGVPLTMAAFGLKQFFNDFICKLLLYIQRLGRSMSVGTTCILSVYQAISISPINSCWKNLKVKTLNNIGLFISLCWVLYITLNLIFPVLLHITRIHKNATEQRDFLYCSSLGRDKTVESLYAALLVCPEVLISLLIIWSSGSMIAFLYRHKQHIQHIRSTRVYLRTSPESRATQSILVLVSTFVAFYSLSSILQGFVALLYEPSWWLVNITAIISMCFPTLGPFLVSRDFLVLRFCLFWISDVKLQ; the protein is encoded by the coding sequence ATGCGCTCAAGAACTTTGGCAATAGGAATAATGTTCTTATCACAGAGTACAGTTGGAATCCTGGGAAAcatctctcttctttcccagTACCTATTTATTTACTATAAGGAACATACATTGAAGCCTACAGATTTAATCCTCACACATCTGATCACAGCCAACTCCTTGATAATGCTCTCTAAAGGTGTGCCCCTCACAATGGCAGCTTTTGGGCTGAAACagttcttcaatgattttatctGCAAACTTCTTTTGTATATCCAAAGACTTGGCAGAAGCATGTCTGTGGGCACTACCTGCATCTTGAGTGTCTACCAAGCCATCAGCATCAGCCCAATAAATTCCTGTTGGAAGAACCTTAAAGTCAAAACTTTAAACAACATTGGCCTGTTTATTTCTCTCTGCTGGGTCCTGTATATTACCCTAAATCTTATTTTCCCTGTACTTCTGCATATCACAAGAATTCATAAAAATGCAACAGAACAAAGAGATTTTTTGTATTGCTCCAGCTTGGGTCGTGATAAAACTGTAGAATCACTGTATGCAGCATTATTGGTATGCCCTGAAGTCTTGATTTCTCTGCTCATCATCTGGTCCAGTGGCTCCATGATTGCCTTTTTATACAGACACAAGCAGCACATTCAACACATCCGGAGCACCCGTGTTTACCTCAGAACATCCCCTGAGTCTAGAGCCACCCAGAGCATCCTGGTTCTGGTGTCTACTTTTGTAGCTTTTTATTCCCTATCCTCCATATTACAAGGTTTTGTTGCTCTTTTATATGAGCCCAGTTGGTGGTTGGTAAATATCACAGCTATCATTTCTATGTGTTTTCCCACATTGGGTCCTTTTCTTGTGAGTCGTGACTTCCTTGTACTCAGATTCTGCTTATTCTGGATAAGTGATGTCAAATTGCAATAG
- the LOC110565709 gene encoding vomeronasal type-1 receptor 4-like, with protein sequence MDSRNLGIGIIILLQCTIGILGNFSLFAYYLVIYYKKHKVKPTELILMHLTIVNFLIILSKGACNTMAAFVLKLFYNDWSYQLFMYFLRVFRSMSIITICLLCAFHTITILPRNSCWKKLKAKSPKDIGLCISFCWVFYIIINVIFPLYMSIKLSRKNLTEETEFKLYSVVGYDKTTVSLYIAFFVFPEVLFSVLITWTSSSMIVILYRHKQRVQYIRSTQACHNSSPESRATQSILVLVFTFLGFYTLSAISHGCNALLHGHNSWLMDITIILTLCFPTLSPFVHMSQLFSLSRLFFLWKKDTNSS encoded by the coding sequence ATGGACTCCAGAAATTTGGGAATAGGAATAATAATCTTGTTACAATGTACCATTGGAATTCTAGGAAACTTTTCACTTTTTGCCTACTACCTGGTTATTTATTACAAGAAACACAAAGTCAAGCCCACAGAATTGATTCTCATGCATCTGACCATAGTTAACTTCCTGATCATTCTCTCTAAAGGAGCGTGTAACACAATGGCAGCTTTTGTGTTAAAACTCTTCTACAATGATTGGAGCTACCaactttttatgtattttctgaGAGTTTTCAGGAGCATGTCCATTATCACCATTTGCCTCTTGTGTGCCTTCCATACCATCACcatccttcccagaaactcctgTTGGAAGAAACTTAAAGCCAAATCTCCAAAAGACATTGGTCTGTGTATTTCTTTCTGCTGGGTCTTTTACATTATAATAAATGTTATTTTCCCCTTGTACATGTCCATAAAATTAAGTAGGAAAAACTTAACAGAAGAGACAGAATTCAAACTCTACAGTGTTGTAGGATATGACAAAACCACAGTTTCCTTATACATAGCTTTTTTTGTGTTTCCTGaagttctgttttctgttctcatCACCTGGACCAGCAGCTCAATGATTGTGATTCTGTACAGGCACAAACAGCGAGTTCAGTACATCCGCAGCACTCAGGCTTGTCACAATAGCTCCCCTGAGTCCAGAGCCACCCAGAGCATCCTGGTCCTAGTTTTCACCTTTCTGGGTTTTTATACCCTCTCTGCTATCTCACATGGTTGCAATGCTCTGCTGCATGGTCACAATTCATGGCTTATGGATATCACAATCATTTTAACTTTGTGTTTTCCCACCTTGAGTCCTTTTGTACATATGAGTCaattgttctctctctccagaCTCTTCTTTCTGTGGAAAAAGGATACAAAttcttcttaa